From one Triticum urartu cultivar G1812 chromosome 3, Tu2.1, whole genome shotgun sequence genomic stretch:
- the LOC125548672 gene encoding peroxidase 2-like: MAAKLAALVVLVAFLAGPAACEGASICFNGWLRLPTFNPWLCSRGSRMRSRSWQRGASPSGLGLGHGYYDNRWSKSYCPRAEVIVRGAVKDAVAAYPGIGAGLIRLFFHDCFVRGCDASVLLTTTNSNNSDTEREGLPNKNSLRGFQVIDAAKAAIEAACPGRVSCADIVAFAARDASYFLSNRRINIRMPGGRYDGRESFANETDQLPGPFSTVTELQTSFTAKGLTSDEMVTLSGAHTIGRARCMFFSSRFSEMDPAFAAKLKAQCNGNDDTNVNQDDVTPYVLDKQYYRNVIDRRVLFTSDAVLNSIKTITQVTENANIAGTWERKFERAMENMGKIGIKTRADQGAEIRKVCSRVNN; the protein is encoded by the exons ATGGCCGCTAAGCTCGCAGCGCTCGTCGTCTTGGTCGCGTTCCTCGCCGGGCCGGCGGCGTGCGAGGGCGCCAGCATTTGCTTCAACGGCTGGCTGAGGCTACCCACCTTCAACCCATGGCTCTGTTCTCGCGGCTCCAGGATGAGAAGCCGTTCGTGGCAGCGGGGGGCTTCTCCCTCGGGGTTAGGGCTCGGCCACGGCTACTACGACAACAGGTGGTCGAAGTCGTACTGCCCCAGAGCGGAAGTGATCGTGAGGGGTGCCGTGAAGGACGCCGTGGCCGCGTACCCTGGCATTGGTGCGGGGCTCATCCGTCTCTTCTTCCACGACTGCTTCGTTCGG GGGTGTGATGCTTCCGTCCTCCTCACCACGACCAACTCCAATAACAGCGACACGGAGAGGGAAGGCCTTCCCAACAAGAACAGCCTGCGAGGGTTCCAGGTGATCGACGCGGCCAAGGCGGCAATCGAGGCCGCCTGCCCCGGCAGGGTCTCATGCGCCGACATCGTCGCCTTCGCCGCCCGCGACGCATCCTACTTCCTCAGCAACCGCAGGATCAACATCCGGATGCCAGGCGGCCGCTACGACGGGCGTGAGTCCTTTGCCAACGAGACCGACCAGCTGCCCGGGCCCTTCTCCACTGTCACGGAGCTCCAGACGAGTTTCACGGCCAAAGGGCTCACCTCAGATGAGATGGTCACGCTCTCTGGTGCGCACACAATCGGCCGCGCCCGCTGCATGTTCTTCTCCAGCCGCTTCTCTGAAATGGACCCGGCATTTGCCGCCAAGCTCAAGGCCCAATGCAATGGCAACGACGACACCAACGTGAACCAAGACGATGTGACCCCCTATGTCCTGGATAAGCAGTACTACCGAAACGTGATCGATCGGAGAGTGCTGTTCACCTCCGACGCCGTGCTCAACTCGATAAAAACGATAACACAGGTGACAGAAAATGCGAACATTGCCGGGACGTGGGAGAGGAAGTTCGAGAGAGCCATGGAGAACATGGGAAAAATCGGGATCAAGACCAGAGCCGACCAAGGTGCAGAGATCAGGAAGGTATGCTCGAGAGTCAACAACTAA